The genomic DNA ggattccaaacctgCATACGATTGAGTTGAAAACGAAAATCCtgattttctttgcggtgatagtagccagtggcatagcttccgcccatttagtaaagtaatcgaccgcaaccactgcatacttgacgtctcctttagctttcggcaattctccgataagatcaattccccacatggcgaaCGGCCATGGGCTTGCCATAGGCGTCAAGAGTGTAGCCGACATAGACGAGTAGTTTGCAAAATGCTGGTAGCGATCACATGCCTTGACGAAATTTGTAGCATCTTCTCTCATTGTGGGCCAATAATACCCTTGGCGCAACACTTTCATTGCCAACGAGCTACCCCCCGTGTGATTGCCACATATTCCTTCATGCACCTCTCTTaggatgtaatttccttcttcttctccaacaCACCTGAGCAGAGGTTGGTTGAACCCTCTCTTGTATAGGACTTCATCGTATATCGCATATCTTGTGGCTTGATAACGGAGTCGACGAGCCATAAACTTATCCTCGGGGAGTGTTCCCTTGCGAATGTAAGCTagaatgggcgtcatccatgtttccttgggagcctcatccacttgcatagtttctatctctgggatactaggaaCCTCCTGGATTTCAAGAGGGATGGATCCTAACAATACAGCCTCTTGTTGCGACCCCATTTTTTCCAGAGCATCCGCATTACTGTTTTTCTCCCGCGGAACGCATTCCAATCTAACTTCTTTGAACATTCCAATCAGGCGTTGTGTATatctcaagtataattctgtTCGCGGGCCTCGCGCTTGAAATCCCCCATTCACCTGATTCACTACCAACTCTGAGTCACTTCTTACAATTAAGTTTCGCACCCCCATTTCCAAAGCGATTTTCAGGCCATTAATCAGCGCCtcatactccgcatcattattagttgcataaaacttgaaatgaattgcGCTCATCAGGTGGTGGCCTTCCGGAGACACAAGTACTATACCCGCACCTTCTCCTCCATTATTAACCgccccatccacatgcaagatccaccaaggaTGCGGAAACTCCTCCAAAGACTCCTCGGCATGAGGTGGATGTAGCATTACCAAAGCTTTATCATCAAtttcagaatcaaattccaacaagaaatcggctaaggcttgcccttttatcgctgttcgaggcacatattccaaatcaaactgtcccaactccacagcCCATTTCAGCATTCTGCCTGATGACTCTGGTTTGTGCAGGACCTGTCACAGCGGGTACGCTGTACGAACTTCAACTCTATGGGCTTGAAAATACGGCCGTAATTTTCTTGACGCAAGAATCAGGGCGTAAACCAGTTTCTCCATATTTGTGTAGCGAGTTTCAGCGTCGTGTAACCGCTTGCTCACATAGTACACTGGTGATTGCTGCCCATCTTCCTCTCTTACCAGAACTGCACTGATCGAATATTCAGACACTGCGAGGTACAGTATTAGATTTTCCCCATCCAACAGCTTTGACAACATGGGAGGATGTCCCAGttgctccttgattcttttgaaagcctcttcacattctgacatccatacaaagtctttcccAGCTAATTTAATCGCCTTGAAAAACTCCTTGCATCTATCAGACGACTtggaaataaatcaatttaaCGCGGCGATTCTCCCAGTCAAACTCTGCACCTGTTTCACATTGGTGGGTGACTTCATATCCAATAATGCTTTGATCTttgcggggttggcctcaattcccctgtgGTTGACAATGAACCCGAGAAACTTGCCCGACTCCACGCCGAACACACATTTTTGCGGATTTAATTTCATACGAAACCTCCTCAGAATATTAAACATCTCCGTCAGGTGCTTGATGTGGTCACTCGTCACCTCAGATTTCACTAGCATATCGtccacatacacttccatagTTCTCCCGATTTGATTtttgaacatcatgtttaccaaccgctggtaggttgcgccagcattaatcaaaccaaacggcattcctatgtaacagtataaccccctgtccgtaataaaggatgtatgttcttgatcggggccatacatcggaatttgattgtaaccggagtatgcatccataaaactcaacAACGCATGCCCCGCCGTCACGTCAACCAACTGATCGATTCTTGGCAGCGGGAAACTATCCTTTGGACAGGCCTTATTGAGATCCgtgaaatccacacatgtcctccacttcccattcggCTGCTTCACCAGTACTGGATTTGCAAGCCATTCGGGGTAGAACGATTCATTGATCAACCCCACCTCCAACAACCGgtctacttcttcttttaatgctatCGCCCTTTCTCCACTTATTGGGCGGCGTTTCTGACGTATGCCCTTGCAATTCGGGAGGATATTCAAACGGTGACACATTACTCCCGGGTCGATTCCTATCAtatctgaatgactccatgcgaaaACATCAAGATTTGCAATTAGAAAGCGGGTAAGACTTCCTCTCATCTCATCATCCAACTGAgatcccactttcaaaaccttGCTCGGGTCATTTTTATCAACTGGAATAGATATTATGTCTTCGGCCGGTCCCGTTTTTTCGGTGGGCATAGGAATcctgggatccaaatcgaaatcaaagtctcgggggtcTTCGATTTCCACTTTTTCATCTGAGGGCGCGTCCTCGtttggaggagcatcaacctcaatttcattcaagggcgcgtccttattttgaggagcatccaccttgaaGTTATTCCCGAGACCttgcaaaatctcacttcttccttccaactTTTCCCCGTTAACCTCTTTCTGTATGATTGCCTCGATATGGTTCACCACCACTTCCTCTACGCTACGGATCCTCGAAATACGCCCCCGCGTCAAAAAAGAATTACCAGAGACATTGGTTTCTTCCTTCCCGGGGCTTTCAATGAAATAGTGGGCATGAACCTCTCCACTTGGTTTAACATGAATATCTTCTGCATCCTCAAATGGGAGACCTTTCCCTTCATACCTTCTTCTACGAAATTCCTTGACAGCCTTATGATAGCAGTCACGTGACTCATACTGTGACCCTCTCAGACTGTCAACTCCGTTTGACgttgggaactttatcatcaggtggtgtatcgaggttatcaccctgaatGCTCGCAACCAAGGTCTGCCGACTAGCACATTGTGCGCGGAATCCTGATCTAGCACCTTGAAATCTATCATTTGGGTAACCGACAAGGCCCCTTCCCCGAGTGTGACGGGAAGCCTGACAGAACCCATGACTCTCACTGCTTCCCCAGTAAAGCCATAGCGTGCGCATCTTCGAAATATATGTCACTATCTGGAAAACCCAGCTTTTTGTAGGTGCTGTAGTACAAGATGTTTGTAGAACTCCCATTATCCAAGAAGACTCGATGTACGTTCATCGCCCCAATGAGCATGGTAATTACCAACGCATCGTTGTGGGGATGATGCACCCACCTAGATTCTTTTTCCTTGAACGTAATATCAGCGGACTCCTCCTTATAGACCTTCGGGGGTCTATCTTCCAAGCTGTGGATGTTGGTGAGCGGTGGATGTCGCGCTTCTCTCGCGTTTTTCTCCAGTGCTCGATTACTATCACCAACAAAAGGGTGTCCTCCATAAATTGCCCTGATACTGCCAGCCCTCTGAAACTTGACCTCTGCCGTTTTTTCGAAATCCTCCGCCCGCGGGGTCAGTTTTTCATCCTTACCTTTGTCGTCAAGTCCCCTGCGTCATttcaccttgtcaatccattctccTAGGTATCCTGCCTTGATCAACTCCTCAATCTCATCCCGTAAGTGGCGACACTCATGGGTGTCATGGCCAGTAGACTCATGGTAGTCACAATACTTCTTCTTGTCTCTGCTCTGCCATGAAGTTAAACGGTCGGGCTTCTTGAAGATTCCTCTATCCTTATTTACCTcaaagatatgatcaatggacgcCGCCAGCGGTGTATAATTGCTAACTCTTCTCTCGTAGTTTGATGGTGGGCTCCATTCTCTCCGCGAGCTCACAGTATTTACCCTGTTAGGGCTTCTGGCATTTCGCCGATAATCTGGGCTCAAGGATCTGTCCCTTCACTTGGGtcgccccttggagttatgggtattgtcattcttttttgtttctgcaAGCGACTGCTCGATCGCTTTGAACGACTCCGCCTGCGCAAGCACATCATCTAGCGACACTGGGTCCTTCCCTTACAGGTGCTTCCAGAAATCCGTCCCCACACGCAACCCATAAGCAATATTTTCAATGTTTCATCAGTGGCACCCCTCACCAAAGTAGATTCTGCATTAAACCTCTTGAAATACGAAGTCAAACTTTCTCCTTCCTTTTGTTTCACATTAGCCAGCGTGGTAACAGGTGGTGTATACTTCACCGCGGCTTGGAATTGTGTCAAAAATaaagttttcatctgttcccaggaTGAAATTACACCCggaccaagtttttggaaccactgCTGAGCGCCCTCTCTAAAAGTAGCTGCCAGGAGACGGCATCgagccaaatcaggtacttgatatacatctatttcaatgttaaaacgccccattttccacaggatcagagttcccgtggaaacgcaagtcattggttgtgttcctgtATCCCGCGGGAAATTGCGCCT from Apium graveolens cultivar Ventura chromosome 5, ASM990537v1, whole genome shotgun sequence includes the following:
- the LOC141661067 gene encoding uncharacterized protein LOC141661067 — its product is MGSVRLPVTLGEGALSVTQMIDFKVLDQDSAHNVLVGRPWLRAFRVITSIHHLMIKFPTSNGVDSLRGSQYESRDCYHKAVKEFRRRRYEGKGLPFEDAEDIHVKPSGEVHAHYFIESPGKEETNVSGNSFLTRGRISRIRSVEEVVVNHIEAIIQKEVNGEKIPMPTEKTGPAEDIISIPVDKNDPSKVLKVGSQLDDEMRGSLTRFLIANLDVFAWSHSDMIGIDPGVMCHRLNILPNCKGIRQKRRPISGERAIALKEEVDRLLEVGLINESFYPEWLANPVLVKQPNGKWRTCVDFTDLNKACPKDSFPLPRIDQLVDVTAGHALLSFMDRLVNMMFKNQIGRTMEVYVDDMLVKSEVTSDHIKHLTEMFNILRRFRMKLNPQKCVFGVESGKFLGFIVNHRGIEANPAKIKALLDMKSPTNVKQVQSLTGRIAALN
- the LOC141661066 gene encoding uncharacterized protein LOC141661066; protein product: MLHPPHAEESLEEFPHPWWILHVDGAVNNGGEGAGIVLVSPEGHHLMSAIHFKFYATNNDAEYEALINGLKIALEMGVRNLIVRSDSELVVNQVNGGFQARGPRTELYLRYTQRLIGMFKEVRLECVPREKNSNADALEKMGSQQEAVLLGSIPLEIQEGTLPEDKFMARRLRYQATRYAIYDEVLYKRGFNQPLLRCVGEEEGNYILREVHEGICGNHTGGSSLAMKVLRQGYYWPTMREDATNFVKACDRYQHFANYSSMSATLLTPMVMPGL